The Candidatus Peribacteria bacterium region GTTCGCGCAAAACCTTTTCAAACACCGGTGAAATCGGCGCTTCGATATGCAGCTTCTCTCCCGTGATCGGATGTGGCAGATCGAGTGAGTACGCATGCAAAAAGAAACGGTGATATTTGAAGTGCTTTTTAAACAATTTGTCCTGCTCCTGATTTCCATACAGTGGATCGAGCAAGAGCGGATGCCCGATGAACTTGAGATGCTGACGGATCTGATGCTTGCGGCCGGTGTCGATTTTCACTTCTACATACGACGCCGTCGGGAATGTTTCGATCACTTTGAAATGTGAGACGGCCGGAATGAGATCCTTGCTTGTACGTGCAGCAAGGGAGCGGTCAATGGTGCCGGATTTTCTGTCCATGTACCCGGCAGCCAGCGCGCGGTATGTCTTCACCCACCCCTTGAATTCCTTCGCGCGGATATTGCGCACAGCCTCCGCCGTCTTTCCGAATACAATGATACCGGACGTTCCAAAGTCCAGACGGTGCACCACGCGGAGCGTGGGATAGTCTTTCTTCAGGAAATCGAACAGCGGCTTCTTCCCAAATCCCCCTGCAGCCACGACAAGCTCACCCTCCAGCTTATTTACAATAAGCAGGTGGTCGTCTTCAAAAAGGATACGGTCCGGGCGGATAGGCATGCGCATAGAATACAGGAAAACAGCCCGTTTTATACCAGAAACTCCGGTACAAAACGGGCGTATGTGCCCATTCATGAAGGATTGCAACGACTTTTCCCTCCCTTAGGTGAGAATAATGCCGACAGCAATGCCGCAGACGAGA contains the following coding sequences:
- a CDS encoding RluA family pseudouridine synthase, whose amino-acid sequence is MPIRPDRILFEDDHLLIVNKLEGELVVAAGGFGKKPLFDFLKKDYPTLRVVHRLDFGTSGIIVFGKTAEAVRNIRAKEFKGWVKTYRALAAGYMDRKSGTIDRSLAARTSKDLIPAVSHFKVIETFPTASYVEVKIDTGRKHQIRQHLKFIGHPLLLDPLYGNQEQDKLFKKHFKYHRFFLHAYSLDLPHPITGEKLHIEAPISPVFEKVLRELRAKK